One window of Lacerta agilis isolate rLacAgi1 chromosome 14, rLacAgi1.pri, whole genome shotgun sequence genomic DNA carries:
- the LOC117059112 gene encoding probable palmitoyltransferase ZDHHC11, whose amino-acid sequence MLNIADMTCYDKKLRQTSPEQLNDHMVVPLHSRVNGWSLPLHSFQLITLVLYSYLAIVGFGIYIPLLPNEWKLVAYAVIGLIFVHHLITHLVAITIDPADQNILKKKNYKKPMPIFDRSKCKHVIQNQYCYLCEADVGPKTKHCSTCNKCIADFDHHCNWLNNCVGSRNYWFFFNAIASAALGILLLILVMIYVFIQYFVDPERLRTSPQFESVTRNGTWLVFLPVAPVETTAAGILSVATLTVFLGSASFLLLGHLLTFHLYLLNKKMNTYEYMTRHRPRLSTISRETSTEGTSDTTHTVDSLQDVTEVRKPDEVAPSSISGTHAN is encoded by the exons ATGCTGAACATTGCAGAC ATGACCTGCTATGACAAGAAGCTGAGGCAGACAAGTCCTGAGCAGCTGAATGACCACATGGTGGTTCCACTGCACTCCAGAGTGAACGGCTGGTCTTTGCCACTCCACTCGTTCCAGCTGATCACCCTAGTGCTTTATTCGTACTTGGCCATAGTGGGCTTTGGTATctacattcctcttctcccaaatGAATGGAAATTGGTAGCCTATGCT GTGATTGGCTTAATTTTCGTGCATCACTTAATCACTCATCTTGTTGCAATCACTATCGATCCAGCAGATCAAAATatattgaagaagaaaaattacaAGAAACCAATGCCAATTTTTGACCGAAGCAAATGCAAGCATGTTATTCAGAACCAGTACTGCTATCTTTGCGAAGCTGATGT AGGGCCAAAAACCAAACACTGTAGTACCTGCAATAAGTGTATTGCGGACTTTGACCATCACTGTAATTGGCTAAATAACTGTGTTGGAAGCCGAAACTACTG GTTTTTCTTCAATGCGATTGCTTCTGCTGCTCTTGGAATCCTTCTGCTGATATTGGTGATGATATATGTCTTCATCCAGTATTTCGTGGACCCAGAACGGCTACGCACATCTCCTCAGTTTGAAA GTGTCACTAGAAATGGCACCTGGCTGGTATTTCTCCCTGTTGCTCCAGTAGAGACCACAGCAGCTGGCATCCTGAGTGTAGCAACATTAACTGTGTTTTTGGGATCTGCTTCTTTCTTGCTGCTTGGACATTTGTTGACGTTTCATCTTTACCTCT TGAATAAAAAGATGAACACATATGAATACATGACTCGACATCGACCCAGGCTGTCTACCATATCTCGGGAAACAAGCACAGAGGGAACATCAGATACAACACACACGGTGGACTCTTTACAG GATGTAACTGAAGTAAGAAAACCAGATGAAGTAGCACCCTCCTCTATATCAGG AACTCATGCCAATTAA